In the genome of Cheilinus undulatus linkage group 6, ASM1832078v1, whole genome shotgun sequence, one region contains:
- the LOC121511391 gene encoding otoraplin-like: protein MSYPLVILLCVGLLHQTTRAIQMDKLADSKSCADAECSYVLSMATALDDFIAPDCRFINIRKGQMVYVYSKLTPEEGAGVFWSGSVYSERYVDQMGIIGHFPATVVKETQKFMEDTVKIPTSDADFYCY, encoded by the exons ATGAGTTATCCATTGGTGATTCTGCTCTGTGTGGGACTTCTGCACCAGACGACAAGGGCCATCCAGATGGATAAACTGGCAGACAGCAAATCCTGTGCAGATGCAGAATGCTCAT ATGTTCTCTCCATGGCCACGGCCTTGGATGACTTCATTGCTCCTGACTGCAGATTCATCAACATCAGAAAGGGTCAGATGGTCTATGTGTATTCTAAACTCACACCAGAGGAGGGTGCTGGAGTCTTCTGGTCTGGAAGT GTTTACAGTGAGAGGTACGTGGACCAGATGGGCATTATTGGACACTTTCCTGCAACTGTGGTGAAGGAGACTCAGAAGTTTATGGAAGACACAGTGAAGATTCCCACAAGT gACGCAGACTTCTACTGTTACTAA